In the Gossypium arboreum isolate Shixiya-1 chromosome 10, ASM2569848v2, whole genome shotgun sequence genome, one interval contains:
- the LOC108487494 gene encoding uncharacterized protein LOC108487494 isoform X1 — MAAPLFPAIFTGFFFFVFLISLTSQDQLNNNDHNLLIRELDDAKLKLSRLESVLEETIQSIDAKTLLLKEREKLLEDMENKITYLQSVISTLKDDSLLADEKLKALEEEVRLLWDASRKNNFELHVLESEAQDTEDRVEAVNLKVEKMAEVVTEQWIQIQHLEQALQLAQRRALQDQKQRYMRCSFLKFFNDLSERHLPKMLGALEYYSFGKGSTIKYYMSQALQQLRRFYSAIKKYHHQLQGFIKQEMRRNEFTAAFVNDELVFFLASALITFPVLGAWMVLSSQFS; from the exons ATGGCGGCTCCTCTCTTTCCCGCCATTTTCACTGGTTTCTTCTTCTTCGTCTTCCTCATCTCTCTCACGTCGCAAGATCAACTAAATAACAACGACCACAACCTCTTGATCCGTGAATTGGATGACGCCAAGCTAAAGCTCTCTCGTTTGG AATCTGTTCTCGAAGAAACAATTCAAAGCATTGATGCTAAAACCCTTCTTCTCAAGGAACGCGAGAAGCTTCTCGAAGACATGGAAAACAAGATCACTTATCTGCAGTCTGTTATATCCACTCTTAAG GATGATTCATTACTTGCTGATGAAAAGCTTAAGGCTCTAGAAGAGGAG GTACGTTTGCTTTGGGATGCTTCGAGAAAGAacaactttgaacttcacgttttGGAATCAGAAGCACAGGACACTGAAGATAGGGTGGAAGCTGTTAATTTAAAAGTTGAAAAG ATGGCAGAAGTTGTTACAGAACAATGGATTCAAATTCAACATCTTGAGCAGGCGCTTCAACTTGCACAA AGGAGGGCATTGCAAGATCAAAAGCAAAGGTACATGAGATGCTCATTCTTGAAG TTCTTTAATGACCTTTCTGAAAGACATCTTCCAAAGATGCTTGGTGCATTGGAATATTATTCATTCGGAAAAGGATCTACCATTAAGTACTACATGTCTCAAGCTCTGCAACAATTAAGAAGATTTTACTCAGCAATTAAAAAGTATCACCATCAG TTGCAAGGTTTCATCAAACAAGAAATGCGAAGAAATGAATTTACTGCAGCTTTTGTCAATGATGAATTGGTATTCTTTCTG GCTTCGGCATTGATTACCTTCCCTGTACTGGGTGCTTGGATGGTGCTGTCATCACAGTTCAGCTAG
- the LOC108487494 gene encoding uncharacterized protein LOC108487494 isoform X2 has product MAAPLFPAIFTGFFFFVFLISLTSQDQLNNNDHNLLIRELDDAKLKLSRLESVLEETIQSIDAKTLLLKEREKLLEDMENKITYLQSVISTLKDDSLLADEKLKALEEEVRLLWDASRKNNFELHVLESEAQDTEDRVEAVNLKVEKMAEVVTEQWIQIQHLEQALQLAQRRALQDQKQRYMRCSFLKLQGFIKQEMRRNEFTAAFVNDELVFFLASALITFPVLGAWMVLSSQFS; this is encoded by the exons ATGGCGGCTCCTCTCTTTCCCGCCATTTTCACTGGTTTCTTCTTCTTCGTCTTCCTCATCTCTCTCACGTCGCAAGATCAACTAAATAACAACGACCACAACCTCTTGATCCGTGAATTGGATGACGCCAAGCTAAAGCTCTCTCGTTTGG AATCTGTTCTCGAAGAAACAATTCAAAGCATTGATGCTAAAACCCTTCTTCTCAAGGAACGCGAGAAGCTTCTCGAAGACATGGAAAACAAGATCACTTATCTGCAGTCTGTTATATCCACTCTTAAG GATGATTCATTACTTGCTGATGAAAAGCTTAAGGCTCTAGAAGAGGAG GTACGTTTGCTTTGGGATGCTTCGAGAAAGAacaactttgaacttcacgttttGGAATCAGAAGCACAGGACACTGAAGATAGGGTGGAAGCTGTTAATTTAAAAGTTGAAAAG ATGGCAGAAGTTGTTACAGAACAATGGATTCAAATTCAACATCTTGAGCAGGCGCTTCAACTTGCACAA AGGAGGGCATTGCAAGATCAAAAGCAAAGGTACATGAGATGCTCATTCTTGAAG TTGCAAGGTTTCATCAAACAAGAAATGCGAAGAAATGAATTTACTGCAGCTTTTGTCAATGATGAATTGGTATTCTTTCTG GCTTCGGCATTGATTACCTTCCCTGTACTGGGTGCTTGGATGGTGCTGTCATCACAGTTCAGCTAG